A window from Opitutia bacterium ISCC 52 encodes these proteins:
- a CDS encoding 6-carboxytetrahydropterin synthase has translation MLTCKKTYADIPFAHRQHSHDGHCAFIHGHNWSISLTFACTETDENGFVIDFGKLGFIKTWINDNLDHACVFNEDDPQREVMINTSQTCWKPYVVDNCSCEGLAQHLFERFSKIVSERTKGRVSIYEVEVREDSKNSAAYSADGCS, from the coding sequence ATGCTCACCTGCAAGAAAACCTACGCCGATATTCCGTTCGCGCATCGTCAGCATTCGCACGACGGGCACTGCGCCTTTATCCATGGTCACAATTGGAGTATCAGTCTCACCTTTGCCTGCACCGAGACAGACGAGAACGGTTTCGTCATCGACTTCGGTAAACTCGGTTTCATCAAAACGTGGATCAATGACAACTTGGACCATGCCTGTGTATTCAACGAAGATGATCCCCAGCGAGAAGTAATGATAAACACCTCACAGACTTGCTGGAAGCCCTATGTGGTCGACAATTGTTCCTGTGAAGGACTGGCCCAACATCTATTTGAACGCTTCAGCAAAATAGTGAGTGAGCGCACAAAGGGCCGCGTATCCATTTATGAAGTTGAGGTGAGAGAGGACTCAAAAAACTCTGCTGCCTATTCTGCGGATGGCTGCTCGTAA
- a CDS encoding Gfo/Idh/MocA family oxidoreductase, which yields MQDSTLSRRNFVKNTSLAGVASFAVFPSLHGQKAPSQKLRVGVMGLKRGMAHITGFQAVPNVEIAYVCDVDKNRAAAGAKLANNNQKNPAKVTGDFRDILEDKSVDILSIAAPNFWQAPATILACEAGKHVYVEKPGSHTPEEGELMVKAARKYDRKVQLGTQRRSYESMIQGMQQLHDGAIGKILHARTWYINARAGIGKGKPAAVPDHLDYDLWQGPIPERPYKDNLIHYNWHWHWLYGGGEIINNGVHSLDLARWGMGVEYPTKVSYFGTRHYFDDDQETPDTGVAQFEFGEAGASWDGSSCHRRPEENISFCTFYGEGGTMAFDFSGYKVYDLKGRMISERAGTPGDVPHFQNMCDAIRKGTPLTQEIEEGQKSTHWCHLGNIAYRTKSVLDISPERGRIKNNPEAMKLWTKPYRKGWKPKV from the coding sequence ATGCAAGATTCTACCCTATCACGAAGAAACTTTGTCAAAAACACCAGCCTGGCAGGCGTCGCCTCCTTCGCCGTGTTCCCATCGCTCCATGGGCAAAAGGCACCCTCCCAAAAACTGAGAGTAGGCGTCATGGGGTTGAAACGAGGAATGGCTCACATCACTGGTTTCCAAGCGGTGCCCAATGTAGAGATCGCTTATGTCTGCGACGTGGATAAAAACCGTGCGGCGGCCGGAGCTAAATTGGCCAATAACAATCAAAAGAACCCAGCAAAAGTGACTGGAGACTTTCGCGATATCCTGGAGGACAAGTCGGTCGATATCTTATCCATCGCAGCTCCCAACTTCTGGCAAGCACCCGCCACCATTCTGGCCTGTGAAGCCGGTAAACATGTTTACGTAGAAAAGCCCGGCAGCCATACACCCGAGGAAGGTGAGTTGATGGTGAAGGCTGCTCGAAAGTATGACCGTAAAGTTCAACTGGGCACTCAACGGCGCAGCTACGAATCAATGATTCAAGGAATGCAACAACTCCATGATGGAGCGATTGGAAAGATCCTGCATGCCCGCACCTGGTATATCAATGCCAGGGCAGGAATTGGCAAAGGCAAGCCGGCGGCTGTGCCCGACCACCTGGACTACGATCTGTGGCAGGGTCCCATCCCGGAACGCCCTTACAAGGACAACCTGATCCACTATAATTGGCACTGGCATTGGCTCTACGGCGGCGGAGAAATCATCAACAACGGCGTGCATTCCCTGGACCTGGCTCGTTGGGGTATGGGTGTAGAGTACCCGACCAAGGTAAGCTACTTTGGAACCAGGCACTATTTTGACGACGATCAGGAGACCCCCGATACCGGTGTAGCTCAATTTGAATTTGGTGAAGCGGGAGCCTCCTGGGATGGCAGTAGTTGCCACCGTCGCCCTGAAGAAAACATTTCCTTCTGCACCTTCTACGGCGAAGGCGGAACCATGGCGTTTGATTTCTCGGGTTATAAAGTCTACGACCTTAAAGGCAGGATGATCAGCGAACGAGCCGGGACCCCTGGCGACGTTCCTCACTTCCAAAATATGTGCGATGCGATACGCAAAGGAACCCCACTTACACAGGAAATTGAGGAAGGGCAAAAGAGCACCCATTGGTGTCACCTGGGCAACATTGCTTACCGCACGAAATCTGTCCTCGATATAAGTCCGGAAAGGGGACGCATAAAAAATAATCCGGAAGCAATGAAGCTTTGGACGAAACCTTACCGCAAAGGTTGGAAACCAAAGGTCTGA
- a CDS encoding aldo/keto reductase produces MDKPERSRRTFVKETVATSIGLAAVTPAILQGESKSQKSQSSAKAGSKDWRNKQSDMAYRMYGNTGMMLSEVVQGTALWKDESFVKAFEVGYERGVNLIDTAPAYQQGQAEKLVGAYLKRSGNRDKLFVSNKISFYDEYMVKLSDGILKGLPSEKQSALKKKAQELIAERGILRPGHHFNYWKGQENKIEATYIRYLVTQEYGNMQKWKTDIKKRMHELTENSLKATQADRFDLLYCPHGVAMPEMLEDENIREVMEELKAKGTIRYSALSMHNDVDGNLDKAIDLGFYDGAMFAYNIGNHAALDRLIYKASKKGMGIVAMKVARIISMEDTPQWRIDKLNTAIPNDVSKHAKAYLWALQNPNITCCISDMISPKMVIENTSVAGLKVDIQHI; encoded by the coding sequence ATGGATAAACCAGAACGTAGCAGAAGAACCTTTGTTAAGGAAACCGTAGCAACATCAATAGGCCTGGCAGCCGTTACCCCGGCGATTTTGCAGGGCGAATCAAAGTCTCAGAAGTCCCAAAGCTCGGCCAAAGCAGGTTCAAAGGATTGGCGTAACAAACAATCCGATATGGCTTACCGGATGTACGGAAACACCGGGATGATGCTCTCGGAGGTCGTGCAGGGAACCGCCCTCTGGAAAGATGAGAGTTTCGTGAAGGCTTTTGAAGTGGGCTATGAGAGAGGTGTAAATCTTATCGATACCGCCCCTGCCTATCAACAAGGCCAAGCAGAAAAGCTTGTTGGTGCCTATCTGAAACGATCTGGCAATAGAGACAAACTCTTCGTTTCCAACAAAATCAGTTTCTACGATGAATATATGGTTAAGCTCTCCGATGGCATTCTCAAAGGTCTCCCCAGTGAGAAGCAGTCTGCTCTGAAAAAGAAAGCACAAGAATTGATTGCCGAACGCGGCATTCTTCGGCCCGGTCATCATTTTAATTACTGGAAGGGGCAAGAGAACAAAATTGAGGCAACCTATATCCGCTACCTGGTGACCCAGGAATACGGGAATATGCAAAAGTGGAAAACCGACATAAAGAAGCGCATGCATGAGCTCACGGAGAATTCCCTGAAAGCCACTCAGGCCGACCGCTTTGATTTACTATACTGTCCTCACGGAGTGGCTATGCCCGAAATGCTGGAAGATGAGAATATCCGGGAAGTAATGGAAGAACTGAAAGCCAAGGGCACGATTCGTTATTCCGCTCTTTCTATGCACAATGACGTGGATGGAAACTTGGATAAGGCCATTGATCTTGGATTCTATGACGGAGCCATGTTCGCCTACAATATAGGGAATCACGCCGCTCTCGATCGTTTGATTTACAAAGCGAGCAAGAAAGGCATGGGCATTGTCGCCATGAAAGTCGCCAGAATCATCAGTATGGAAGATACCCCGCAATGGCGCATTGATAAATTGAATACAGCTATTCCAAACGATGTTTCGAAACATGCGAAGGCTTACTTGTGGGCCCTTCAGAATCCGAATATTACTTGCTGCATTTCGGATATGATAAGCCCGAAGATGGTTATTGAGAATACTTCCGTAGCAGGACTAAAGGTCGATATTCAGCATATATAG
- a CDS encoding DUF1501 domain-containing protein, protein MNNSEEKISLHGRRLLSRRNFLGQAGMSLGALSLTQLLAKDEPMFGKAPIRPDIDPNNPYTPRGAHFDVPAKQVLVIYCPGAVSHVDTFDYKPALTEMHGKKPPNIPAVTFEGPTGNIAKPFWDFKPRGQTGKMVSDLLPNLAEQVDDFCFIHSLTTQTSAHPQGENFMNTGFTMEGFPSFGAWCTYALGSENEELPAFVAINDPRGLARSGKNNFGNGFLPAAFQGTDFSAKNPPSNLVRPEGLSAADDKNTVDLLQRLNASHLEKFPGDADLAARIASYELAGKMQTSIPEIMGIENEPESIHKEYGTDQGSDLKREYAKNCILARRLVEKGVRVVQLFNGSDPSGGNGITNWDSHANIADTHAMQAEIMDQPTAALIHDLKRRGLLDHTLVVWCTEFGRMPFLQGNGTGRDHNPDAFTCFFAGAGVKKGFSYGESDEFGFKAAVNPTTVYDFNATLLHLMGLDHERLSFYHNGIERRLTNVHGHVVKDVLA, encoded by the coding sequence ATGAACAATTCTGAAGAAAAAATTTCCCTTCACGGAAGGCGTCTATTAAGTCGCCGCAACTTCCTCGGACAGGCTGGTATGTCCCTCGGTGCATTGTCGCTCACGCAACTGCTAGCCAAGGACGAGCCTATGTTCGGCAAGGCACCGATCCGACCAGACATTGATCCGAACAATCCCTACACACCACGCGGCGCGCACTTCGATGTACCCGCAAAACAGGTACTAGTCATTTATTGCCCTGGCGCGGTCAGCCATGTGGATACCTTTGATTATAAGCCGGCGTTAACTGAAATGCATGGCAAAAAGCCGCCCAATATTCCAGCAGTTACCTTCGAGGGGCCAACCGGAAACATCGCCAAACCGTTCTGGGACTTCAAACCCCGTGGGCAAACCGGCAAGATGGTTTCCGACCTCCTTCCCAACTTGGCTGAGCAAGTGGACGACTTTTGCTTTATTCACTCGCTGACCACGCAGACCAGTGCTCATCCCCAAGGTGAAAACTTTATGAACACGGGCTTCACCATGGAGGGCTTTCCTTCATTCGGTGCCTGGTGTACCTATGCGCTTGGATCTGAGAATGAAGAGCTCCCCGCGTTTGTTGCGATCAACGATCCTCGCGGTCTGGCCCGTTCCGGAAAGAACAACTTCGGAAACGGATTCCTCCCGGCTGCTTTCCAGGGAACAGATTTCAGTGCCAAGAACCCACCCTCCAACCTCGTCCGTCCTGAAGGCCTATCTGCTGCGGACGATAAGAACACCGTGGATCTACTGCAGCGCCTCAATGCGTCCCACCTCGAGAAATTTCCTGGGGACGCCGACCTGGCAGCCCGCATCGCCAGCTACGAACTAGCCGGAAAGATGCAGACTTCGATCCCCGAGATCATGGGTATCGAAAACGAGCCGGAATCCATTCACAAGGAATACGGCACCGATCAAGGCAGCGACCTCAAACGTGAGTATGCCAAGAATTGTATCCTGGCCCGCCGCCTCGTCGAAAAAGGAGTGCGGGTGGTCCAACTCTTTAACGGAAGTGACCCTTCCGGTGGAAACGGAATCACCAACTGGGACTCGCATGCGAATATCGCTGACACGCACGCCATGCAGGCTGAGATCATGGATCAGCCAACCGCAGCATTGATCCACGACTTGAAACGCCGGGGACTCCTCGACCATACCCTGGTCGTCTGGTGCACCGAGTTTGGCCGGATGCCTTTTCTGCAAGGCAACGGAACCGGTCGCGACCACAACCCGGATGCGTTCACCTGTTTCTTCGCCGGAGCCGGTGTGAAAAAAGGCTTCAGCTACGGCGAGAGCGACGAATTTGGATTCAAGGCCGCGGTCAACCCAACCACCGTTTACGATTTCAACGCCACCCTACTCCACCTCATGGGCCTCGACCACGAACGCCTAAGTTTCTACCACAACGGTATCGAGCGCCGCCTAACCAACGTGCACGGGCATGTGGTGAAGGACGTATTGGCCTAA
- a CDS encoding TauD/TfdA family dioxygenase — METIKHPAAWKGAELGASSDWEARFGSLSVKDIQTRLEEGPGVVLLRGFPLDQLDKESARESFREWCSKPGTLLSQNESGDTIFDVSDAGFKKDDPRKRGPNTNKKLSFHTDRCDVIGFLCWKQAESGGENELISSMHLYNEIAQRRPNLMKVLMDSYVYKRHTVDLGNKQSYCEQPIFSFRNGHFACSFLRVLINRAHSDPELPNLTDKQIEAMDFLESVAEQPQMAYHFRQEPGDVLLLNNWVTLHRRSAFIDHGDPEEKRCLFRAWLSMPNSRPLDPKFEANFGAVGAGEVRGGFKVS; from the coding sequence ATGGAAACAATCAAACATCCAGCGGCCTGGAAAGGGGCTGAACTGGGAGCCTCTTCAGACTGGGAAGCACGTTTTGGTAGTCTCTCGGTAAAGGACATCCAGACTCGGCTGGAAGAAGGTCCGGGTGTGGTACTTCTACGCGGGTTTCCTTTAGACCAGCTGGATAAAGAGAGTGCTCGTGAGAGTTTCCGGGAGTGGTGTTCGAAACCCGGCACCCTACTTTCTCAAAATGAATCGGGTGATACTATCTTCGATGTAAGCGATGCGGGGTTCAAAAAAGACGACCCACGTAAACGCGGTCCAAATACGAATAAGAAACTTTCCTTTCATACGGATCGTTGTGATGTCATTGGATTTCTTTGCTGGAAGCAGGCCGAGTCGGGTGGAGAAAATGAGCTCATAAGCTCTATGCACCTATACAATGAGATCGCACAACGACGACCTAACTTAATGAAAGTGCTCATGGACTCCTATGTTTATAAGCGACACACGGTCGACTTGGGAAATAAACAATCCTACTGTGAACAGCCCATCTTCTCGTTTCGGAATGGGCATTTCGCCTGCAGCTTTTTGCGAGTGCTTATCAACCGAGCTCACTCTGACCCAGAACTTCCTAATCTGACAGATAAACAGATCGAAGCCATGGATTTTCTCGAGTCCGTTGCCGAACAACCGCAGATGGCCTATCACTTTCGGCAGGAGCCTGGAGACGTGCTATTACTGAATAATTGGGTAACCCTGCATCGGCGTTCTGCCTTTATAGATCACGGAGATCCGGAAGAGAAACGATGTTTGTTCCGGGCTTGGTTAAGTATGCCCAATAGCCGCCCTCTTGATCCAAAGTTCGAAGCCAATTTTGGCGCCGTAGGTGCTGGTGAAGTTCGTGGCGGGTTTAAAGTTTCATAG
- a CDS encoding Gfo/Idh/MocA family oxidoreductase, translating to MRYLRILPILLFLAQAAMLSAAEKKDLPLVLLIGDSISIGYTPFVQEMFKGRADVLRIKGNGQHTATGLEKIDEWLGDGDWDVIHFNWGLWDLCYRHSESTNQGHRDKERGTLTHTLDVYESNLEKLVVRLKKTDAKLIWANTTFVPEGEAGRIFGDELNYNAAAARVMERHGILTNDLRSLTASFNADLFRAPGDVHFLAEGSRKLGIQVVNTIETMIPETVFKVGLIGLDTSHVTAFTGRFNETDNPKHVPGARVTAAFKGGSPDIASSADRIDGFTKTLTETYGVKLYDTIEEMCKHVSAVMLESVDGRPHLEQVIPVFEAGLPVFIDKPIAGSLKDAIEIYKLSKKHGVPCWSSSSLRYYPGVVEVAEAEKGELKGAMSYGPATLEPTHPDFFWYGIHPTESLFTVMGPGVKSVTRTYTPDNDVITGTWEDGKVGVVYGIRNSKRDYKVTAFGTEKIVEQTQGGDYTPMLQEVVQFFRTGEAPVPLEETIEIYAFMEAADVSKRRGGVPVSIDEILNKNGW from the coding sequence ATGAGATACTTAAGAATTCTTCCCATCCTTCTCTTCCTAGCTCAGGCCGCGATGTTATCAGCCGCAGAAAAAAAAGATTTACCGCTTGTCCTTCTGATCGGTGATTCGATTTCCATTGGTTACACGCCCTTTGTGCAGGAGATGTTTAAAGGGAGAGCCGATGTGCTGCGCATCAAAGGCAATGGGCAGCACACCGCCACAGGATTGGAAAAGATTGATGAATGGCTGGGCGATGGTGACTGGGATGTCATCCATTTCAACTGGGGGCTGTGGGACCTGTGCTACCGTCATTCGGAGAGCACGAACCAAGGTCATCGTGATAAAGAGCGCGGAACGCTTACACACACTCTGGATGTCTATGAATCGAATTTGGAGAAACTGGTTGTGCGGCTAAAGAAAACCGATGCCAAATTGATCTGGGCGAATACCACGTTTGTTCCTGAGGGAGAAGCCGGTAGGATCTTTGGAGACGAACTTAACTACAATGCAGCCGCGGCTCGCGTCATGGAACGGCATGGGATTTTAACCAATGATCTTCGTTCACTCACTGCTTCGTTCAATGCCGATCTGTTTCGTGCACCGGGTGATGTCCATTTTTTAGCCGAGGGCTCTCGAAAACTCGGTATCCAAGTTGTAAATACGATTGAAACAATGATTCCTGAAACAGTTTTTAAAGTCGGCCTCATTGGCCTCGATACCTCACACGTGACTGCCTTCACCGGTCGCTTTAATGAAACGGACAATCCAAAGCATGTCCCAGGTGCTCGAGTAACCGCGGCATTCAAAGGAGGTAGTCCTGATATTGCCAGTAGTGCTGATCGCATTGATGGCTTTACCAAAACGCTGACCGAAACGTATGGCGTAAAACTATACGACACGATCGAAGAGATGTGTAAGCATGTGAGTGCGGTCATGTTGGAGAGTGTGGATGGACGTCCACACCTTGAACAAGTTATCCCTGTGTTTGAAGCCGGCTTGCCCGTATTTATTGACAAGCCGATCGCAGGGTCCCTCAAAGATGCGATTGAAATCTATAAGCTTTCGAAGAAACACGGCGTCCCCTGTTGGAGTTCCTCCTCCTTACGCTACTACCCCGGAGTGGTTGAGGTCGCCGAAGCCGAGAAGGGTGAACTCAAAGGGGCTATGTCCTATGGCCCTGCAACACTCGAACCAACGCACCCCGATTTCTTTTGGTACGGTATTCATCCAACCGAATCACTCTTCACCGTGATGGGACCAGGAGTGAAATCAGTCACCCGAACTTATACTCCGGACAACGACGTTATCACCGGCACTTGGGAAGATGGAAAAGTAGGCGTTGTCTATGGCATTCGTAATTCCAAGCGCGATTACAAGGTCACCGCCTTTGGCACAGAGAAGATCGTCGAGCAAACCCAGGGTGGCGACTACACACCTATGCTTCAGGAAGTCGTTCAGTTTTTCCGCACGGGCGAAGCCCCGGTTCCATTGGAAGAGACCATTGAAATTTATGCTTTTATGGAAGCGGCCGATGTGAGCAAACGCAGAGGAGGAGTTCCAGTTTCAATAGACGAAATTCTGAATAAGAATGGATGGTAA
- a CDS encoding sulfatase-like hydrolase/transferase — protein MKKALFRIGCLLLLSISLTAQNPVQQPEDKPNLIFILADDLGYGDIGSFGAPDIETPNLNGLAQEGMRFTSNYSNSAICSPTRAAFMTGRYFQRLGLEWAVWYQAPDEGLPPTEMSLASMLKEAGYQTALSGKWHLGYEDGWRPNQHGFDHFFGCLGGNVNYFEYYDKTGTHDLFINEEAIHPDGYVTDLTADYAVQFIEEMKEEPFFLFASFNAPHFPFQGPEDGNSEFSWHEGNRDDHYIPMVESLDKAVGRIVDTIDSLNLSDNTLIIFTSDNGGEKLARNAPLKGLKGSLWEGGIRVPAIARWPEVIFGGSVSDIPIQTIDWTATLLKLAGGSPPKGRPLDGKDLMPILKGGQALTMRPLFFRRALDPHRSKVVEQRAVRLGKWKYLDTPAGEQFLFNLESDIAEQNNLIDSNMELALGMSSMLDQWEANIDPPLYDQRNQALINKAARTNSN, from the coding sequence GTGAAAAAAGCCTTATTCAGAATAGGCTGCCTCTTGCTGTTGAGTATTTCTTTAACGGCTCAGAACCCCGTTCAACAACCTGAGGATAAGCCGAACCTCATATTCATTCTGGCCGATGATTTGGGCTATGGTGATATCGGTAGTTTTGGAGCACCTGACATAGAGACTCCAAACCTGAATGGTTTGGCACAGGAGGGTATGCGCTTCACCTCGAACTACTCGAACAGCGCTATCTGCTCCCCTACCCGAGCGGCCTTTATGACTGGGCGATACTTTCAGCGCTTGGGCCTGGAATGGGCGGTCTGGTATCAGGCACCGGATGAAGGCTTGCCTCCAACAGAGATGTCTCTCGCTTCCATGCTGAAAGAAGCAGGCTATCAAACGGCGCTGTCGGGAAAGTGGCACTTAGGCTATGAGGATGGTTGGAGGCCCAACCAGCACGGTTTCGATCATTTCTTCGGTTGCTTAGGTGGCAATGTAAACTACTTCGAATACTACGATAAGACGGGGACACATGATCTGTTTATTAATGAGGAAGCTATTCATCCGGATGGTTATGTGACAGATCTTACTGCAGACTACGCCGTCCAATTCATAGAAGAGATGAAAGAAGAACCCTTCTTCCTATTCGCATCCTTCAACGCACCCCACTTCCCCTTCCAAGGGCCCGAAGATGGAAACTCGGAATTCAGCTGGCATGAGGGAAACCGCGATGATCATTACATCCCCATGGTGGAGAGTTTGGACAAGGCTGTAGGGCGCATCGTTGATACCATCGACTCACTCAATCTCAGCGACAACACACTCATCATTTTCACAAGTGATAATGGCGGCGAAAAGCTGGCAAGAAATGCTCCGCTGAAAGGGCTCAAGGGAAGTCTATGGGAAGGTGGCATTCGCGTGCCCGCGATCGCTCGATGGCCAGAAGTCATTTTCGGCGGGTCCGTATCTGATATACCAATACAAACGATAGACTGGACCGCGACACTATTAAAGCTGGCTGGAGGGTCGCCTCCCAAGGGCAGGCCCCTAGACGGGAAAGACCTGATGCCTATCCTGAAAGGAGGACAAGCGCTGACTATGCGGCCCTTGTTTTTCAGGCGAGCCCTGGACCCTCACCGAAGCAAAGTCGTGGAACAACGCGCGGTCCGATTAGGCAAGTGGAAGTATCTGGACACTCCTGCCGGCGAACAATTTCTGTTTAACCTGGAAAGCGATATAGCTGAACAGAACAACCTGATTGATTCCAACATGGAGCTCGCCCTTGGCATGAGCAGTATGCTGGATCAATGGGAGGCTAACATAGATCCTCCCCTTTACGACCAACGTAATCAGGCACTCATCAACAAAGCCGCCAGAACAAACTCAAACTAA